CTCGCAAAAACGGCAGATCTGTGTCTACAAGCATTGTCGCCCCGAGCACCAGTGACACTACCCCACCAATCGCAAGAGGTCCATACGTGGGGGTAAGAGCTTCCATTATGAACAACCCCATACCAAGTATGATGAGAAGAACTCCCGCGTAGTTAATAGGTAAAGTTTGAAAGGAAAAGAATGCAAGAATGATGCAGATACCGCCAACGACTCCAGGGAATATTGCCCCCGGATGTGAAAGTTCAAAGAACAGACCATAGAAACCGAGCATCAGGAGTATGAACGCAATGTTGGGATTGGCGAGCCTCGAGAGGATGTTTTCTCTCGGGCTCATAGGAATCCGTTTCCTCGTCGCATCTTTGGTCTTGAGAATGACCTCGGCGTCTCCAACAGAGACCTTCTTTCCATCTATCTTCTCAAGCAACTCATCCAGGTCCTTTGCAATAAAGTCAATTATGTTCTTTTTGAGCGCATCCTCTTCGGTCTCGGAGACAGATTCTCTCACCGCCTTCTCCGCCCATTCGGAATTGCGGCCCCTCGTCTCGGCAATCGATTTTATGTATGCGGCAGCATCGTTGGTAAGTTTCTCCTTCATCTCTTCACTCGACTCTTTGCCAATTTCTACCGGGTGCGCTGCGCCGATATTCGTTCCCGGTGCCATCGCCGCAACATGCGCAGCAAGCGTGATGAATACTCCCGCGGAAGCGTCTCTTGCTCCGCTGGGATAGACATAGACTATGACGGGGATCTCAGAGTTCAGAGTGGCCTTGATCATATCTCTCATCGACAGGTCAAGGCCGCCAGGCGTATCCAACTCAACCACAAGACAA
This genomic interval from candidate division TA06 bacterium contains the following:
- a CDS encoding nodulation protein NfeD, whose amino-acid sequence is MIVKSVLISLVLLVVLAVSACAEGEVYVIRIEGLIGPVTSRYFVKTLERATSEGAHCLVVELDTPGGLDLSMRDMIKATLNSEIPVIVYVYPSGARDASAGVFITLAAHVAAMAPGTNIGAAHPVEIGKESSEEMKEKLTNDAAAYIKSIAETRGRNSEWAEKAVRESVSETEEDALKKNIIDFIAKDLDELLEKIDGKKVSVGDAEVILKTKDATRKRIPMSPRENILSRLANPNIAFILLMLGFYGLFFELSHPGAIFPGVVGGICIILAFFSFQTLPINYAGVLLIILGMGLFIMEALTPTYGPLAIGGVVSLVLGATMLVDTDLPFLRVSWSVIIPVVMVTAAFFLFGMGMVARAHRRKPTTGRRGMIGLKGDARATIDSRQGQVLVHGELWSAISEQRIKKGERIKVVDVDGLVLKVETLQS